The nucleotide window GTTCCTTTCCCTATCACGGCGTGGATGGCCACGTCGGCAATACTCCGCTCATCCGGCTGCGGAGGCTCTCGGAGCTGACCGGCTGCGAGATTCTCGGCAAGGCGGAGTTCATGAATCCGGGAGGCTCGGTGAAGGATCGTGCGGCGCTCGGCATCATCCTGGATGCCGAGGAAAAGAGCCTGCTCAAACCGGGCATGACGATTGTGGAAGGAACGGCGGGCAATACCGGCATTGGGCTCACCGTGATCGGTGCGGCGCGCGGTTGTCGCACGGTCATCATCATCCCCGAGACACAAGCGCCCGAGAAGATCACACTGCTGCGCACGCTGGGTGCGGATGTGCGGACGGTCCCGGCGAAGCCCTACAGTGATCCGGACAACTACAATCACATTGCCCGCCGCTTGGCCGAGGAGAACGGCTGGTTCTGGGCGAACCAGTTCGACAACACTGCGAATCGTCTCGGCCACTATCAAACGACCGGCCCGGAGATATGGAACCAGACGGACGGGCAGGTGACGGCGTTTTGTGCGTCGATCGGAACGGGCGGCACGCTGGGTGGAACGGCCCTGTATTTGAAGGAACGGAATCCTGCCATCACCACCATTTGTGCCGATCCCTATGGCGCGGCGATGTGGTCATGGTTCACGAACGGACACACTGATGAGGACGATGGCGACTCGGTGGCGGAAGGCATCGGCCAAAGCCGTGTTACTGCCAATGTCGCGGACATCCCGGTGGACAAGGCCTTCCGCGTGGATGACCAGACCGCGCTTGCGATTCTGATGCAGTTGCTGAGGGAAGAGGGGGTGTTCCTCGGTCTCTCCAGCGGGATCAATATCGGTGGGGCGGTCAGGCAGGCGCTGGAAGGCGGGCCGGGCCAGACCATTGTCACGATCCTCTGCGACAGCGGCCACAAGTACCAGTCCAAGCTCTACAATCGATTATGGCTGGCGGAGCAGGGACTGAACCCGGAGAAGCCGCTCGAATCGCTATTCTAACAGGGAAGCTCTCAGGCTCCTTCTCCGGCAGAAGGCTCGAGGGCCTTCAAGCGGCGGTCGATCAGGAAGGGGCCGAAGGGCAGCAGCGCGGCGATGAAGGTCATGGCCGCCTGGCGTGCGGTCAGAAGCTTGTCCCCCCAGGCTTGGAAGATCGCCAGCAAGAGGAGAATGAACAGCAGACCGTGGCACCAGCCGCCGTATTTCACGAATTGCGGCATGTGTGCGGCGTATTTCAGCGGCATCGCCACGCCGAGAAGGAACAGGAATGAAACGCCCTCGGCCATGCCGATGAGGCGCAGACGACCGATGGGACCGCTGAAACCGGAAGAATTCATGTCCGAAGAACGAAGCGAGGGCCGTGCGTTTGTCGAAGAAAATTCGGAAAAAGGATCGATACCCGGGTTCAATCCTTTTTGAGCTCCGCCAGTTTTTGCTCCAAGTC belongs to Luteolibacter ambystomatis and includes:
- a CDS encoding cysteine synthase A produces the protein MSSFPYHGVDGHVGNTPLIRLRRLSELTGCEILGKAEFMNPGGSVKDRAALGIILDAEEKSLLKPGMTIVEGTAGNTGIGLTVIGAARGCRTVIIIPETQAPEKITLLRTLGADVRTVPAKPYSDPDNYNHIARRLAEENGWFWANQFDNTANRLGHYQTTGPEIWNQTDGQVTAFCASIGTGGTLGGTALYLKERNPAITTICADPYGAAMWSWFTNGHTDEDDGDSVAEGIGQSRVTANVADIPVDKAFRVDDQTALAILMQLLREEGVFLGLSSGINIGGAVRQALEGGPGQTIVTILCDSGHKYQSKLYNRLWLAEQGLNPEKPLESLF
- a CDS encoding DUF3817 domain-containing protein, which encodes MNSSGFSGPIGRLRLIGMAEGVSFLFLLGVAMPLKYAAHMPQFVKYGGWCHGLLFILLLLAIFQAWGDKLLTARQAAMTFIAALLPFGPFLIDRRLKALEPSAGEGA